GGATTGAAGGCAGTGCCGCCTGGCTTTTGAGCCACAGCATAACCCGCACTGCGTGCCAATCGATTACAATCTCCTTCGATGAAAGAATCGAAGGAGTAGTTGGGATTCAAATGACTTTCAACCTTGATCTTTCGTAATCCTGGAATGATGAATGGATTCTTGATGGGGCTGTTCGCCACATCCACCGGCAATGAAACAGGTGAATTCTTTACCTGCCTCGCATTACTGGTCGGTACACGTACCGTATATGGGTTGGCACTTTGGAAACCGTTCTCCATGATGATGGAGTATTCCAAACGCCCTTCTGTCCCAAGTTCTTTTTTAATGATCTTTTTGAGTAGCCCGATGTAATGCTCTTCGAGCCACTCATAGAAAAACTGCGACGGTACTTGAATTGTCAAAACATGCTCTTGAAGTTTCAAAGCTTGGATCGGTTCAAACCAGGTCTTAAAACTTTGTTGACTCACATTGTCTTTGATAACATCCAAACAACGTCCCCAGATCTTCTCGTGGTCTTTCTTCATTGAATGTTCAGAGAGTTAGGGATTGGGTTGGTGAGTGGTTGATCGTTACGAACATGTTGGTTGAAGAACATCTTCGTGTAACGGGTCGCAAATATGGATCGAAGAAAGTGAAAAAAAAAAGTAGAAATGTGTTGGGCGCATTAAAAATTTTACATGCACTTCTCCCAGAACCGATCGCTGTCGGATAAATGGATGAACCGCACCCAACAACGTATGGCAGATCCGGGCAGATAGAATTGGCCGCGAATGATCCGGTAGGATCGTAAGCCTCAGAAAAGTATGGCGAGAATACGCTCATTGGAACCGGAAAGAGAAGCAGACAACATTAGGATGCGAACAAGGTACATCAAGGAATGACGCGGTGCAAGGGGCACCACTTGGAATGTGACCAATGAGGCTAACTTTCGCCACAATGTACAGTCAGAGAACATCGTTCAGGGTGAGATATGGTGAAACCGACCAGATGGGTTATGTCTATTATGGTGACTATGCGGAGTACTTCGAGGTAGGTAGGGTAGAGGCATTGCGAAGCATCGGCTTCCCGTATCGCAGATTGGAAGATGAAGGGATGATGCTCCCTGTGCGTGACATGCACGTAACCTATCATTTACCTGCTCGGTATGACGATCTGATCACTGTGTTCACGTACATTGATGTGTTACCAAGTGTGCGTTTTGCATTTCGCTACGAGGTAAAGAATGAAAAAGGTGAGTTGTTGACCGAGGCCACGACGACGTTGGTCTTTGTTGAAAAAGGAACGATGAAACCTTGCCGTGCACCACAGCAATTGATAGATGCTTTAGCTCCTTACTTCGAAAAGAAATAGGTGCATTATGGATCGGTCCGCGTGAAGGTCGCGTCACTGAGTGCCCATTTTTCCATGAATGGATCCACGGCACTTTTCGGAAGGGCAATGCGTGCTACGCACTTTTCCGTGAACGCAGTTTCAAGGATCCGGCCATCCGAATTCAGAACCTCTTGCTTGATCGCATCGTAGTCCGAATAGTTGCAGACAACTTGGATCGTGTCTCTAACAATGCGTTCAACAATGGATGCACTCTCCAATGCCAAGCGAGCACTTTCTCCATAGGCTTGTACAAGCCCACCTTTGCCTAATAGCGTGCCCCCGAAATAACGGACCACTGCAACTGCGCAATAGGTAAGGTCATTCCCTTGAATGTATCGGAGTATTGGTTTGCCGGCGGTACCATTTGGTTCGCCGTCATCATTCGCTCGTGTGTGTTCGCCATTATCACCAAGCACCCAGCCGTAACAAACATGACGTGACGCGGGGTGTTGTTTTGCGATCAACAATGCACGCTCCTTGAACTGCTCTTCATCCGCAATTGGAAATGCAAAGGCAATGAACTTGCTCCCTTTTTCACGATAGATCCCTTCACTATCTCCTGCAACGGTCCTGAAAATATCGGAGGTCTCCATGTTCACTTGGTCACCAATAAAGCAAGTGCAATAACGGCAACAGCGATACCAATGAATTGCGGTCTGCTTGGGCGGTCGCGGAATATGAGGTACGAACCTATTGTGCCGAGAAGGATCACACCGATACTCAGCAATGGAAACACCGTACTGGCCGGGAGTCCACTATGCGCTAGGGCCTGTAGGATGAATAATAAGGCGAAGAAATTAATGACACCCAGAACGATCCCGCCGATCCAGACCTTAGGGTCTTTGAAGGCTGCGAACATTTTGTTGCGCCAAATAAATAGCAATGCGATACCTCCGGCCCATATGAAACACATCGTTGGGAACACACCTTCCGTTGCCGGTGTCAGGTGCATTCGCTGCACGGCGTTCAAGGAGATATCGATGGATGCAGTTCCGAAAAAAAGTAAAAGGGGTAGCTTCCAGTTCCGCGCTTCAGCACCCTTGCCCATGGCCGAAAGTGGCACAGCCACCAATGCACACACGATCCCGATCCACGCCAATATCGTTGGTCGTTCATTGTATATAAGGACAGTGAACAGGACCGTGATCACCAAACTGAGTTTGCTCGCCACCGTGCTGGCAGCCACACCAGCGCGTTGTGTAGAAAGTGCAGTCAGATAGAATACGCCGATGAACAATGTCCCTACACCGGCACTTGGTAACCATAGCTTCGAAAGATCGCCTGCAAGCCAAGGTTGAGAGTACAATGCTCCGAACAGAAATGCTACGAAATAGTTCAACGTAATAACCGGCAGAATAGGAATGTTACGCTTATCGAAAATGCGGAACAACAAAAAGATCGCTGCGCCGGAAATTGCGGAAAGCGTTACCAGAACCATTGCACAAGCGGGTTGATCCCGAGTAAGGAAGGTGAACGTGGGTTGATGTGGAAGGTTATCGTGTCCTCTTCGATCGCTAGTGTCCGCGTTGCTGACGCATACAGCATTGGGGCCGGTGTTCCTTTCCCGAATAGTGGCTTTCCGTAGATCACTCGGGCTTCATCCCAATGATCCTTTTCGATGAAATGGTTCAGTAATTCGGCACCGCCTTCAACGAGGATCGATCTGATCGACCGTTCATGTGCAGCTTTGAATATGCATTCGATCGGGTCGTCATTAATACCGATCAACTCTTGTTCAATATCAATATCAATATCATCTCGCCGTTCACGTGTGAAAAGGATCGACGGTGTACTCCTATCATAGACTTTGGAAAGTGCTGGTGTGTTCCCTTGTCGATCAAGGATCAATCGGATCGGAGACGGGCCATGGACCAACCGGGTTGTCAGCTGTGGATCGTCGTTCAGAACCGTGCGACTTCCGACCAAGATCGCTTGTTCCTGACTACGCCAAGTGTGGACCAGCGCGTTTGATGCAGCACCACTGATGCGCTGAACAGTTCGGTCATTTCGGGGATGTTGGTCCAAAAAGCCATCCGCAGAACGGGCCCATTTCAGAATAACGTACGGCCTGTTGTGTTCCACAGAAGTAAGGAAGCGACGTTGATACCAGTGACACTGCGCTTCATTGATCGGTCCGGTCACCTCAATTCCTGCGTCCTTCATGCGCTGGATACCGGTGCCTGAAACCGCAGGAAAAGGATCTTGCTGACCGATCACAACGTGCCTTACACCACGCGCAATGATCAGGTCTGCGCAAGGTGGAGTTTTGCCATGGTGTGCGCACGGTTCGAGATTCACGTATAGGATCGCATCAGGTGGAATCGGGCTTTGACCAAAGGCATTCAAGCATTCTACCTCAGCATGCGGACCTCCGAATGATCTATGCCATCCTTCTGCAAGCAGTTGATCTCCCTGCACCAGCACGCAGCCCACCATCGGATTGGACCCTACTGCTCCGATCCCGCGGGTCGCGAGGTCCAAGCAACGTTGCATCCAATGATCGTGATCTGGCATATTTGCCGCAAAGGTGATCGATCAACTTGGAATCACGTCGTGCAACACCTCGTGGACCTGCGTAAATGTGATTGATGGGTTACTTTCGCCTCGTGCTTAAAAGTGGGGAAATAGTGCATAGCATCTTGGGTCGATATCGGGAAGCGTTATTGCCAATCCATGGTGCCACGGAGTCTCGGGCAATTTCGAGAGAAGTTTTCCGTCATAAATATGGATGGGATGCGTATCAAATGGAACAACATTCATTGGATCTACTTACTGATGACCAGAAGAACGATCTTGAAGCAACGCTGGGCAGATTGGTGAGAGGCGAACCACTACAATATGTATTGGGCAATGCGTTGTTCATGGGCTTGGAGCTCTTTGTGGGCCCGGGTGTACTTATCCCAAGGCCGGAGACGGAAGAATTGGTGGAACGCATTGTTTCCAACGGATCAGTTCCGAAACGCATTGTTGATATTGGGACGGGAAGTGGCTGCATCGCCTTAGCGCTGAAACAAGCTTTTCCGGATTCGAGCGTTATCGGATTGGATGTGTCAATTCAAGCGCTGGCGATCGCGGAACGTAATGCCATTTCAACAAAGTTGGATGTGCAATTCGTAAATGCGGATGTATTAGCTGACTCTTTCGCAATTCCACATGGAACTGACCTGATCGTGAGCAATCCACCATATATACGGCGAACAGAAGAGCTTTCTCTAGCGACCCACGTTCGGGAGCACGAGCCCGGGTTGGCTTTGTTCGTGGAGGATGGTGACCCCTTACTATTCTACCGACGGATCGCTGAACAAGCCAAGGTCGCATTAATTCCTGGCGGCGCTATCTGGTTCGAAGGACATCAAATTTTCGCAACGGATGTGGGTGTAATGCTTGGCGATATGGGCTATCGGTCGGTGAACATTGCACAGGATCTGAGTGGGAATCCACGTTTCATTAGTGCTATTCGATGAAAGGGGCGTTGGCCATAGCGCTGATGTTGTTTTCTGCTGGGTTGGTCTCGGCACGCGCAGAAGCAGATTCAACAGCCAAGGTCAAAGCCGAATTCCGCGTACTCTTCAACTTCGATTTCCGCCGCACCTTCGTCAATGCTGACCCTGTTTCATTCTATGGTTTCCGACTGGGCGCACAACGGAAAAAGGACATAATCGCTGTTGGATTCTATGGATTGGGTAACCCCTACATACAGGAGAATGTGGATCTTGGGAGCTTGGGTTCAAGGGAACTTCGGACCAATTTCGATTTTACCACCTTGGCTTATGAGCGGGTCCTTTTGGAGACGGAACGATGGACCATTGGTCTTCCGCTTTCCGTTGGTCTTGGTACGTACCGCACAAGCTATCGCGACAGCACAGATCGGTTCCGACCCTATTCCACGAATGAACTGGTACCGCTGGAAGCGTCCATACACGTGGATTACAATGTTTTTTGGTGGATCTTTGTTGGAGTTGGCGGCGGCTATAGGCACGTGCTGGCAGCGGATCGGAATACCACGATAACACTGAGCGATATGAACTACTATGCCAAAGCCGGCCTACGCGTGGGAGCTATGGTGGAACGGGCCAGAAAGGAGATCCGTAGAGCACGTCGACAAGAGCGTAAAGGCCATGGAGAATAGTGCGGCGAAGCTTCGGATGGATGAACTCGGCAAAGTGCTGGAGCATCATAACTATTTGTACTACGTGAACGCTTCACCGGAGATCTCGGATCAAGAGTTCGATGGCCTCTTGAAGGAATTGAATGATCTGGAAACGACCTACCCGGAACTAGCGGATCCGAATAGTCCCACGCAGCGGGTTGGAGGTGATATCACCAAGAATTTCCCGTCAGCGACCCATAAGTGGCCGATGCTTTCTCTGAGCAATTCCTATAGCCGGGAAGAAGTCGCCGAATTCGTTGCGCGCGTGGATAAGGAAGTTGGTAAGGCTACCTACGTCATGGAGTTGAAGTATGACGGAGTGGCCATCAGCCTTACGTATACCAATGGCCGGTTGGTCCGCGGAGTAACACGCGGGGATGGAACGAAAGGCGAGGAGGTAACTGCTAACGTTCGCACGGTGCATGCCATTCCGATGCGCCTTCGCGGTGAGGGTTGGCCAATGGAATTCGAAGTGCGAGGAGAGATCGTTCTGTTGCGCGAACAATTCGAGAGGTTGAATGCACAGCGCTCAGCGGCAGGAGAGGAATTGTATGCCAATCCACGGAACACGGCAGCAGGCTCCCTGAAACTCCAGGATCCGAAGGAGGTTGCGCGACGAGGCTTGAACAACTTCATTCACGGTATGCAAGGTGATGATCTGCCTACACGATCACACTACGATAATCTGGTCAATGCTGGTAAATGGGGGTTTCACGTACCTGATCCGGAACGGCGCTTCATAGAACGGGCCACGGACCTTGAAGGGATCATGGCATTCATTGATCATTGGGATACGCATCGTCATGGCTTGGAAGTTGAAACGGACGGCGTCGTAATTAAAGTAGATGATATCGCGGTACAGGAGGAATTGGGGAGTACGGCAAAAAGTCCGCGCTGGGCGATCGCGTATAAATTTCAAGCCGAGCAAGCATTGACCAGGCTCAACAACGTGGTCTACCAAGTCGGTCGTACGGGGGCCATAACGCCGGTCGCGGAGCTGGATCCAGTGCAATTAGCGGGAACTACAGTAAAGCGTGCATCGATCCACAATGCTGATCAGATCGCGAAGTTGGACCTCCACATTGGCGATATGGTCCAAGTGGAAAAGGGAGGCGAGATCATACCCAAGATCACAGGTGTGGATCTAACACAACGGCCTGCTGATGCACCAACTGTGAGGTTCCCGGATGGGTGTCCCGAATGCAATACGCCGTTGATCCGGTTGGAAGGAGAGGTGCAGCATTACTGCCCGAATGAACATTTGTGCCCACCGCAGATCACTGGACGGATCCAACATTTCGTAGGGCGTAAGGCCATGGATATGGACGGCCTCGGTGGCGAAACGGTCGAAGAACTCTTCAGAGCAGGATTGGTGAATAACATTGCTGACCTCTACAGTCTAAAGAAGGATCAACTTGTAGCACTTGGAAAAGGGTGGGGTGAAAAAAGTGCCGATCAGGTCATGAAGGGAATAGAGGCAAGCAAGAAAGTCCCGTTCGAGCGCGTGCTATTTGCGATAGGGATCAGGCATGTGGGCGAAACAGTGGCCAAGAAGATCGCCCGGTCCGTAGGTAGTATGGAACGATTGGTAGATCTGGATCAGCAGGCACTTGTGGGCATGGAAGAAGTAGGTCCGGTCATCGCGGAGAGCATTGTGGATTTCTTTGCTGTACAAGGGAATCGGGACGTTCTGCAACAACTAAAGGACCATGGCGTGCGCATGGAATTGGACCCCTCTGAAATAACGTTGGTCGGAGATAAGCTTAAAGATAAGACCTTCGTGGTCTCCGGAGTGTTCCGGAACTACACGCGAGATAGCATCAAAGAAGCGATAGAACATAACGGTGGCAAGGTCTCTGGGTCCATATCCAGCAAGACCAGTTATGTACTGGCAGGAGCGGATATGGGGCCGGCAAAGCGCACCAAAGCTGAGCAATTGAAGGTGCAGGTCATTGATGAGGACGAATTCGATCGGATGATCCACCCATGAAATTGTTCGACCGTTTCAAAGAGTGGATGGGCATCCGGCGTTTGCTGCGTGATCTGCCGCAGGGTAGAAAGCCGCTGCCACGTAACCTCAGTGCAGCGCGTAAGGTGGCCATCGTTTACGTGATCGAAGATGAAGCAGCGCACAACCAAGTGCGTAACTATGTGAAGCGGATCAAGGAGGATATTGGCATTACGCATATCATGGCGATCGGTTTTGTGGATAGTAAGATCCAGCCTCATTACCTGCACGCCAAGTTGAACTTCGACTCGTTCACACTAAAAGACCTGAATTGGTACCGCATTCCACATGGTAACACCGTAGAGAATTTCATGGCCGAGGAATATGATGTGATCATTGACCTCACCTTGGAGGACCGCTTACCGATACAATACATCATGGCCAAGAGCCGCGCACGTTTCAAGGTTGGGCGGCTGAGTGATAGCAACAAGCGGATCCTGGATATGATGATCGATATGGCTGGTGGTCAAAGCTTACCGCAACTGATCCAACAAGTACACCGGTATTTGCTCATGATCAACTCCGAGCAAGCATCCTATTCCAATTCATAAAACGCAATTCACACAATGGATGATCGTTTCCGCGGCCTAGGTGTAGCCTTGGTCACTCCGTTCCGTTCCAATGGCCAGGTAGATCACGTGGGTCTGGAAAAATTGATCGAGCACCAGATCCTTGGTGGTGTGGATTATGTGGTGAGCATGGGCACCACGGGAGAAAGCGTTACGTTGACCAAGAAGGAAAAGGAACAGCTACTGATCTCTACCAAAGAGATCGTTCGGAATCGCGTTCCGATCGTACTCGGAATTGGAGGAAATAGCACAGCTGAAGTGATCGAGCAGTTCCAGTCCTTCGACATGGACGGCGTGGATGCAATACTTAGCGTGAGTCCATACTACAACAAGCCGACCCAAGAAGGGATCTACCAGCACTACAAGGCAATTGCCGGTTCCAGTCTTCGCCCGATCATTCTCTACAACGTGCCAGGCCGCACAGGCAGCAACATGGCAGCCGAGACCACCTTGCGGTTGGCCAAGGATCTCAAGAACATTATCGCGATCAAAGAGGCCAGCGGAAATCTGGACCAGATCGGCACCATCCTCAAATACCGCCCTGCGGATTTTATGGTGATCAGCGGCGATGATGCCTTAACATTCCCACTGATAGCGCTAGGAGCGGAGGGCGTGATCAGCGTGGTCGGCAACGCGCTCCCGAGTGAATTCGGTGCTTTGGTTAATGCAGCGTTAAAGGGTGATCTCGAAACCGCGCGCAAGGAACATTTCCGGCTGCACGATGTGATCAACTTACTCTTCGTTGAAGGGAATCCAGGTGGAATAAAGCACGTCCTGAAAGTCCTCGGGATCTGTGAGGATACCATGCGTTTACCGCTTGTGAACATTAGCGAGGCAACAGCGAAGAAGCTATACGGAGCCTTGGCAGATGCTGAGGTGGTGAAGTTGTAGGGTTGTAAATGCTTGGATCGTTTCATCCAGAGTTCCTCCGCATCCAATGGTCTAATATTTTGAGGAGCACCTTGCTCTTAAAATTATCCCCAACCTTCCCGACCTTCGTGCCAACGATGGATTTTCTTGCACTTGATTTTGAGACTGCCACACCGCAATTGGATAGCCCATGCGAATTGGGCATTGCAATTGTGAGAGGCGGCGTGGTGCGTGAAGTCAAGAACTGGTTGATCAAGCCGCGGTATTGGCCGTATTTCAGTCCGTGGAATGTTGCGGTTCATGGGATCCGGCCAGAGCATGTGTCCGATGCGCCGCGTTGGGAAGAGATCTGGCCAGAAGTGGCTGAAGTCTTGAGTGGCGCAACCATCGTAGCGCACAATGCGAGTTTCGATATGGGCGTGTTGCGCAGTACGTTGGCAAGTCATTCCATTCCGCACCCAACGTTCCAGTATTTCTGTAGCGTGAGCATGGCGCGCAAAGTGTGGCCGGGCTTTCCAAAGAACGATCTGAAAACGCTCTGTGTGCGACACGGCATTCCACTACAACACCACCGCGCAGGAAATGACGCCGAGGCCACTGCGGAATTAGTGATCCGCGCTGCGGAACAAAAAGGCGCGGAGGATGTTACCGGATTTCTATTGGGCGAGAAGCTGAAGGTCGGCGGATTCTACCCCGGAGGTTGCCGCACACCAGGCGGAAAGGTCGTGACGTGTAGGATCTGATCCAAAATCTACTTGTCGGTGATCGGCGCGTACATCTTCTTAATGCGCATCAATGGCCCCGGACAATGCGTCGTGTGGCAAGTGGCGCACCCAAGTATCAATGCGTTGTAAGCAAGGGCTCGATCTTTCTTTTTTGCTTTGTACAGCACGTCCAGTTTTTTCAAATAGTCATGCGCAAACGTGGGGAATGTAATGGGGTCAATGTGGATGCCATCGGTAGCTTTCGCAGTGAGCAAAGTGGCTGCTTCGGTCGGGTAGGGAGGTAACGTGCGCTTCGTACCAAGCGTAGCCTTCACGCTATCCGCATGTATGGCCAATGCACGCATTACGAGGGCCAATTCACTGGGTGGTTTAAGATCCTGGATCGAATTGGATACCATTATTGAAGCATCCGGTCGAGGTCCGTTTACGCTCGATCTCGCCGAAATTGCCAAGATCGCCACGACGAGTAACGTAATGATCGAAAAAACGGTAGTTCTCATGCTTAGAGCAAAGGTACGCGCTGTCACAATGTCCGAAAATTCTTGCGGCGTGGATATTGTTAAACCAGATCGTCTTGGAAGCACTACGAACAGATCCCGTAACCGGAGGACCCGAAAAGAAAAGCTCGCGAATGGTCATGGCGGCCATACTGCCGGCCTTGGCTGTGATACTCCTTTGGTGTATCTATTTCGTCGACGAGACCTTTCAACTTGAATTGAGCAATTATGCGGTGTTACCAAGGCATACAAAAGGGTTGGTCGGAATACTCGTTGCGCCGTTGTTACATGATCATTCCGATCATCTGCAACACCTTTGGAACAACTCCATTGCTGTGTTCATGTTGGGCTGGAGCCTTATGTATTTCTACCCGCGCAAGGCAGGTAGCGTGATCGCGTTCGTGTGGTTGTTCGGTGGTGCGTGCGTTTGGTTAATGGGCAGGGAGAACTATCATCTTGGGGCGAGCGGGGTCGTCTATGGCATGGCCGCGTTCCTGTTCATGAGTGGATTATTGCGCAAACAACGGACGTTGATGGCACTGTCGCTGTTGGTGGTTTTCCTCTATGGATCGCTGCTTTGGGGCATATTCCCATTGGTGCCGCACATTAGTTGGGAGAGCCATCTGTGGGGTCTCGTCAGTGGTATTTTCATTGCCTATTTCTCCCG
This genomic window from Flavobacteriales bacterium contains:
- a CDS encoding DMT family transporter, giving the protein MVLVTLSAISGAAIFLLFRIFDKRNIPILPVITLNYFVAFLFGALYSQPWLAGDLSKLWLPSAGVGTLFIGVFYLTALSTQRAGVAASTVASKLSLVITVLFTVLIYNERPTILAWIGIVCALVAVPLSAMGKGAEARNWKLPLLLFFGTASIDISLNAVQRMHLTPATEGVFPTMCFIWAGGIALLFIWRNKMFAAFKDPKVWIGGIVLGVINFFALLFILQALAHSGLPASTVFPLLSIGVILLGTIGSYLIFRDRPSRPQFIGIAVAVIALALLVTK
- a CDS encoding 4-hydroxy-tetrahydrodipicolinate synthase → MDDRFRGLGVALVTPFRSNGQVDHVGLEKLIEHQILGGVDYVVSMGTTGESVTLTKKEKEQLLISTKEIVRNRVPIVLGIGGNSTAEVIEQFQSFDMDGVDAILSVSPYYNKPTQEGIYQHYKAIAGSSLRPIILYNVPGRTGSNMAAETTLRLAKDLKNIIAIKEASGNLDQIGTILKYRPADFMVISGDDALTFPLIALGAEGVISVVGNALPSEFGALVNAALKGDLETARKEHFRLHDVINLLFVEGNPGGIKHVLKVLGICEDTMRLPLVNISEATAKKLYGALADAEVVKL
- a CDS encoding YigZ family protein, with the translated sequence METSDIFRTVAGDSEGIYREKGSKFIAFAFPIADEEQFKERALLIAKQHPASRHVCYGWVLGDNGEHTRANDDGEPNGTAGKPILRYIQGNDLTYCAVAVVRYFGGTLLGKGGLVQAYGESARLALESASIVERIVRDTIQVVCNYSDYDAIKQEVLNSDGRILETAFTEKCVARIALPKSAVDPFMEKWALSDATFTRTDP
- a CDS encoding rhomboid family intramembrane serine protease; the protein is MEALRTDPVTGGPEKKSSRMVMAAILPALAVILLWCIYFVDETFQLELSNYAVLPRHTKGLVGILVAPLLHDHSDHLQHLWNNSIAVFMLGWSLMYFYPRKAGSVIAFVWLFGGACVWLMGRENYHLGASGVVYGMAAFLFMSGLLRKQRTLMALSLLVVFLYGSLLWGIFPLVPHISWESHLWGLVSGIFIAYFSRDVAPAVQDPVSITFDDEDENEPDELENLNLPTEAGLHGIRVVYRTPGQGSSAAGNGSTERTIRSQSDKQHRAFGWPSIKIAECSNRSHAYKKRKSPSTKSRRAFN
- the ligA gene encoding NAD-dependent DNA ligase LigA, coding for MENSAAKLRMDELGKVLEHHNYLYYVNASPEISDQEFDGLLKELNDLETTYPELADPNSPTQRVGGDITKNFPSATHKWPMLSLSNSYSREEVAEFVARVDKEVGKATYVMELKYDGVAISLTYTNGRLVRGVTRGDGTKGEEVTANVRTVHAIPMRLRGEGWPMEFEVRGEIVLLREQFERLNAQRSAAGEELYANPRNTAAGSLKLQDPKEVARRGLNNFIHGMQGDDLPTRSHYDNLVNAGKWGFHVPDPERRFIERATDLEGIMAFIDHWDTHRHGLEVETDGVVIKVDDIAVQEELGSTAKSPRWAIAYKFQAEQALTRLNNVVYQVGRTGAITPVAELDPVQLAGTTVKRASIHNADQIAKLDLHIGDMVQVEKGGEIIPKITGVDLTQRPADAPTVRFPDGCPECNTPLIRLEGEVQHYCPNEHLCPPQITGRIQHFVGRKAMDMDGLGGETVEELFRAGLVNNIADLYSLKKDQLVALGKGWGEKSADQVMKGIEASKKVPFERVLFAIGIRHVGETVAKKIARSVGSMERLVDLDQQALVGMEEVGPVIAESIVDFFAVQGNRDVLQQLKDHGVRMELDPSEITLVGDKLKDKTFVVSGVFRNYTRDSIKEAIEHNGGKVSGSISSKTSYVLAGADMGPAKRTKAEQLKVQVIDEDEFDRMIHP
- a CDS encoding acyl-CoA thioesterase, which gives rise to MYSQRTSFRVRYGETDQMGYVYYGDYAEYFEVGRVEALRSIGFPYRRLEDEGMMLPVRDMHVTYHLPARYDDLITVFTYIDVLPSVRFAFRYEVKNEKGELLTEATTTLVFVEKGTMKPCRAPQQLIDALAPYFEKK
- the ribD gene encoding bifunctional diaminohydroxyphosphoribosylaminopyrimidine deaminase/5-amino-6-(5-phosphoribosylamino)uracil reductase RibD, producing the protein MQRCLDLATRGIGAVGSNPMVGCVLVQGDQLLAEGWHRSFGGPHAEVECLNAFGQSPIPPDAILYVNLEPCAHHGKTPPCADLIIARGVRHVVIGQQDPFPAVSGTGIQRMKDAGIEVTGPINEAQCHWYQRRFLTSVEHNRPYVILKWARSADGFLDQHPRNDRTVQRISGAASNALVHTWRSQEQAILVGSRTVLNDDPQLTTRLVHGPSPIRLILDRQGNTPALSKVYDRSTPSILFTRERRDDIDIDIEQELIGINDDPIECIFKAAHERSIRSILVEGGAELLNHFIEKDHWDEARVIYGKPLFGKGTPAPMLYASATRTLAIEEDTITFHINPRSPSLLGINPLVQWFW
- a CDS encoding 3'-5' exonuclease — protein: MDFLALDFETATPQLDSPCELGIAIVRGGVVREVKNWLIKPRYWPYFSPWNVAVHGIRPEHVSDAPRWEEIWPEVAEVLSGATIVAHNASFDMGVLRSTLASHSIPHPTFQYFCSVSMARKVWPGFPKNDLKTLCVRHGIPLQHHRAGNDAEATAELVIRAAEQKGAEDVTGFLLGEKLKVGGFYPGGCRTPGGKVVTCRI
- the prmC gene encoding peptide chain release factor N(5)-glutamine methyltransferase is translated as MEQHSLDLLTDDQKNDLEATLGRLVRGEPLQYVLGNALFMGLELFVGPGVLIPRPETEELVERIVSNGSVPKRIVDIGTGSGCIALALKQAFPDSSVIGLDVSIQALAIAERNAISTKLDVQFVNADVLADSFAIPHGTDLIVSNPPYIRRTEELSLATHVREHEPGLALFVEDGDPLLFYRRIAEQAKVALIPGGAIWFEGHQIFATDVGVMLGDMGYRSVNIAQDLSGNPRFISAIR